In Oncorhynchus gorbuscha isolate QuinsamMale2020 ecotype Even-year linkage group LG26, OgorEven_v1.0, whole genome shotgun sequence, the DNA window AATGGTAGACCATCTAAGCCTTGTGGTGTATGTTTTTTGAAGGGGCTCAAATAACATGCCTCTAATTGCAAAGACATTAACATATATTTCAGATTGTGACACTGAAACCAAAGACAGTGAAAGGagaaaaatacaaatattaaCAGGTGTGAAGTTATACCCCATCACTATGGAAACAGAGCCCATGGTCAGCCCCCGATCTCCTAAGAGTCCAGTCACCCAGGAGGATTGTGGTCTCTGGATGGAGGTTGGCTGTAAACCGGCAGAGGACACAGATATGGCCAAAGACAACTCCTCCCTGACTTCTGGGGAAAAGCCCTGTGAGGCCTGGCAGGCTGTCATACCACCTCCCCCTTTGGTCAGCGCAGGCCACCCCGataggatggaggaggatgagtACGTCTTCATCCTGCCCCCACCGTGCAAAGACCCTTCTTGTCCAGAAGAGGGCAACACTATGGAGCCCAATGTTGGGGCCATAAGCGTCACAGAGGCTAAAGAAAATCCCAGGAGCTTAGATGGAGTTCAATCTGAGCAGCCTAGCAGCACTCCAGTCATGGACAAGGCTACAGTAACAGTGGAAGAGGAGCAGCAGACTGAACTGAAGAAGGGAGGATCTGAGGATATCACAGTGCTGACTGAAAGACCTGGCTCTGTCACGCCACCGCCAACAGACGGATATAAAGCAGTGGGTGCCAGTAGCCCTGAGCAGCCACATCCGAACATGGAAACCAGCATTCTGAAAGAGACAGATTCTGTCCCATCATCACAGACAAGGGAGTCTGAGCCAGAGCACAGCCTTGACAACAATAGTCATCCAACCCATGAAGGTACCATCATAGAGCCAGAACATACAGACGAGAGTAAGAATGATGTTGAGGACATGGTCGATGGTAGATCACTAGACTACGACATGACCAAAGACGAGTGGGTCAGGAGAGACAGTGCTAGCAGTGATGTCCAGTGCCTCCTGCCTCACCTATCTATTTCAAGAGGCTTATCCAGAGAACAGGTATCAGTGCCCTCGCCTCAGTCACCTGCCTctgagcagcaggagcagcaggttAGCAGCCTGACAGTAGCTGAAGACATCCAGCAGGGGGAGCAGCTGCTGCATCGCCTGCATCTGGTGCAACAGAGACAGGACGGACAACACATGCCACAGGAGCCTCCGTCCTCTCACCAGGTAGCCACCAATCAGGATACAGGCtaccaggagggagagagaattgagtgtaggaaggaagaggaaggagggagtgagggaagcgGTGAAGAGAGAGTACAGACTgtcgaggtggaagagagagagcagggagagcgaGTACAGACTgtcgaggtggaagagagagagcagggagagcgaGTACAGACTgtcgaggtggaagagagagagcagggagagcgaGTACAGACTgtcgaggtggaagagagagagcagggagagagagtacagactgtcgaggtggaagagagagagcagggagagagagtacagactgtcgaggtggaagagagagagcagggagagcgaGTACAGACTgtcgaggtggaagagagagagcagggagagcgaGTACAGACTgtcgaggtggaagagagagagcagggagagagagtacagactgtcgaggtggaagagagagagcagggagagcgaGTACAGACTgtcgaggtggaagagagagagcagggagagagagtacagactgtcgagctggaagagagagagcagggagagagagtacagaCTGTCGAGGTGGAAGAGAGGGCAGCGGTAAGTGAGGAAGACACAGAGATTCCAGAGAAAGAACATATTGAAACAGTGGCAGGAGAGAAAGCGGAGGAGGTCCAGTCTCGTCCTTCTGCCCAGCTCAGTGTCCAACCTATGGTCAGGATTGAGATGGAATGCAGTGACGATGACCAGAGTGACAGCGGGGTGTCCACTGACTTCTCCCCTGTCGGCCACACACGAGATCCACACGACCACATCCCCCATCATAGACAACAAGGCACCCCCACCCCAGAAGGAGACTCCCATCGAGAGGGAGATCCGGCGATCTGCTGAAAGGGAGCAGAGCCTGCGTCGGTCCAGGTGCATGTCAAACACTCAGGAAGGTCAGGAGGTGGTAGACATCCCCCTGATGAAGACTCCGCTGCTGGCTAAGACACTGTCCTCTAAGGCTGGGCCGGGGCAGGGCGCTGACTGGCAGTTCTCAGAGAAGAAGATGCAGAAGGAGATCAGCCAGGAGATCCAGAGGGAGCTTGTCCTGGTGAACATGGGGAAGATCCCTGGAGTCTACAGCAAGGGAACAGTACGCCAGATGAGCGAGAGGAAGCTGCTGTTTGAAGCCTTCCAACAAGGCAATGCAGAAGGACCCACCAGGCACAGGAGACCCCTCACCACAGCAGGCCTGGGGATGAGAGGTCATGTCTACCCCTCTGTGCTGGAGAGGACGCGTAGCATGGAGCTTGTCTCTTTTAAAGGCTGCCCTCTCTCAAGAGCCCACTCCCACCAGCTGTTTGACTTAAAGGCCCAAAAGGAGGCTAGCCTAGGCCAAAACCCCAGTGCAGAGAACCAACCCGCCGCCAAAGGAGCAGCGAGGAAGGTGGTTATTCTGGAAAGTGACGACACAATCATAGCCCACTATCCAAACCGAGACATAGGAGCCCAGCGCCTCTACAGAAGCCTAGACTGCCTAAGTATAGGGGGCACTGTCTCTACAGAGGAGGAGCGCACGGATGAGGTGAGGGGAGAACAGCCAGGGAATGAGGACGAGGGCTCTGACATCCTTAGGGAGAACCCCTTCTTTAAGCTGCGTCCCTCCCTGGCCATGAAGCCGGAGGTGGAGAAGGACATCCAGGAagccagggagagggaggaggagctgCGCAGGCAGAGGTGTAGTCTGTACGGAGAGGCAGGAGTCGGTGGGGGCAGGCCAGACGGCACAGAGGACCCCAGCCCAGACTCACCTACCACACGCATTCCCTCATCCACCTCCTCTTTCACAGCATCAGGTCAGTGGACATGTCCTGTATTACATGTAGAATTCCTTTGTGTTTGAATTGGGGCAAAGTGAGGGGGAGTCACATGTTCAAATTTTTGCAAAAAGTATTTGTTTGTGTCATCGTGATTTGGTGTTGCGTCAACGTATGATAAACACACCTAGCTGAGGGAAAGTGGATAAGCCAGTTATAGCCTCATGCATTCCACAGCACACATTCATCTCAGCCCAAGCACTTTAATGTCTGCCTATTTGCATTAGCATCAGATAATGTTATTATGGGCACAGTATTGTCGTCAACTTATAGTGTCATCAAGGGCAAGATCACTCTGGCTGAACACTTATCTGAATCAGCAGCACATGCCACAGAGAGACTTTGTAGGATGTAACCGAAGTTACCACAGCAGTACAAAGGCCAGGAAGTTCAGATCAAGGGTGTTCTGGGCAACTGCATGTTTGAGATGGCAGATATGTCTTGGGGGGCAGCAAGGGGTTCTGTGAGCACAGTGCAGTCACAGCTTATTTCTGAATCATATGAGTATGTATATTCTAGATTGATAAACTTGTGGACCTTGGgatgtttatttatatatatatatatatatatatatatatatatatatatatatatatatatatatatatatatatatatatataaataaacttCCCAAGGTCCACAAGTTTATCATATATATGGCTGTGACCTGTGACCATTGATATTAGAGGTCTGGGGGGACAGACGGAAGAAGATCATTTCCTTGACTTCTAGCATGATTCAAATAAAATTAACTAGTTCCAAAAATAGCCATCGGAGGAATTACAATATGAATTATAGTAACTGCAATGGATACATCTTCAAATGGTACGGAGTCTAGAAGGAGTTTGTATTTTTACTTAGCAGTGTTTTGAAACCTGCTAGATCAGTCTGTAAATCCTTTCCTTATCCCATTTCATTATTCCTTATCCTGCCTCTCAACAGTTGATGGCCGACAATCCAAGGGGAAGTTGGATCGGACCTGGCCTCCTCCCAATCCTAAGAGTGCTAGGGAGAACCCTGGCCAAACACAGGTACAGCTCTGCTTTCCTAGAAGTATCCTCCCTGTGACAGGAACACAACATGTCATTCACTCACAAGCTTTGATTGCaattatactgtatgtctgtctctgctaGCAATGTAACAGTAGTTCTGTTGAGAAGCGGTGTATTTACACTGGCAAAGCTGACCTCAACATTTATTTTCAGAAGTAAACTGGCCTATAATGTTTGACATCTGACAAGGGATGTG includes these proteins:
- the LOC124015371 gene encoding cilia- and flagella-associated protein 251-like, which produces METEPMVSPRSPKSPVTQEDCGLWMEVGCKPAEDTDMAKDNSSLTSGEKPCEAWQAVIPPPPLVSAGHPDRMEEDEYVFILPPPCKDPSCPEEGNTMEPNVGAISVTEAKENPRSLDGVQSEQPSSTPVMDKATVTVEEEQQTELKKGGSEDITVLTERPGSVTPPPTDGYKAVGASSPEQPHPNMETSILKETDSVPSSQTRESEPEHSLDNNSHPTHEGTIIEPEHTDESKNDVEDMVDGRSLDYDMTKDEWVRRDSASSDVQCLLPHLSISRGLSREQVSVPSPQSPASEQQEQQVSSLTVAEDIQQGEQLLHRLHLVQQRQDGQHMPQEPPSSHQVATNQDTGYQEGERIECRKEEEGGSEGSGEERVQTVEVEEREQGERVQTVEVEEREQGERVQTVEVEEREQGERVQTVED
- the LOC124016381 gene encoding uncharacterized protein LOC124016381, which gives rise to MTRVTAGCPLTSPLSATHEIHTTTSPIIDNKAPPPQKETPIEREIRRSAEREQSLRRSRCMSNTQEGQEVVDIPLMKTPLLAKTLSSKAGPGQGADWQFSEKKMQKEISQEIQRELVLVNMGKIPGVYSKGTVRQMSERKLLFEAFQQGNAEGPTRHRRPLTTAGLGMRGHVYPSVLERTRSMELVSFKGCPLSRAHSHQLFDLKAQKEASLGQNPSAENQPAAKGAARKVVILESDDTIIAHYPNRDIGAQRLYRSLDCLSIGGTVSTEEERTDEVRGEQPGNEDEGSDILRENPFFKLRPSLAMKPEVEKDIQEAREREEELRRQRCSLYGEAGVGGGRPDGTEDPSPDSPTTRIPSSTSSFTASVDGRQSKGKLDRTWPPPNPKSARENPGQTQEPKVYKAGGQKTPLWQRWEAGMVNGPLPREQD